The Claveliimonas bilis genome window below encodes:
- a CDS encoding sulfurtransferase TusA family protein, with amino-acid sequence MKEVDARGLSCPEPLMLTAEALKNASGPVKVLVSEPHQKMNVEKFAKDHGKKAVSTEKDGCFEVVIE; translated from the coding sequence ATGAAGGAAGTAGATGCAAGAGGTCTTTCCTGTCCGGAACCTTTGATGCTGACAGCAGAAGCGCTGAAAAATGCGTCAGGCCCTGTGAAAGTCCTGGTGTCAGAACCACATCAGAAAATGAATGTGGAAAAGTTTGCAAAGGATCACGGGAAAAAAGCGGTATCCACAGAGAAGGACGGATGCTTTGAAGTAGTGATTGAATAA
- a CDS encoding DUF3343 domain-containing protein: MRKKELKLIVTFHTTADAMAMEKACKDSGAPGRLIPVPRAISAGCGLSWCAALEDREEIRSVMKAAGIEEEELHECMV, from the coding sequence ATGAGAAAAAAAGAATTAAAGCTAATTGTAACATTTCATACAACAGCAGATGCTATGGCAATGGAAAAAGCATGTAAAGATTCCGGCGCTCCCGGACGCCTGATTCCGGTTCCAAGAGCCATATCGGCCGGGTGCGGTCTGTCATGGTGTGCGGCACTTGAAGACAGAGAAGAGATTCGTTCTGTCATGAAGGCGGCAGGGATAGAAGAAGAAGAACTGCATGAATGTATGGTGTAA
- a CDS encoding aminotransferase class V-fold PLP-dependent enzyme, translated as MIYLDNAATTMQKPEEVIEAVVQAMHSMGNAGRGAHSASLEASRTIYDTRELLCRFFGGTDPRRLVFTSNSTESLNIAIKGLFEPGDHVITTMLEHNSVLRPLYEMEKRGVELTIIPADKKGVIDYNDIEKAIRPNTKAVVCTHGSNLTGNLVDIERIGKITRKNGLLLVVDASQTAGVFPIDVEKMQIDVLCFTGHKGLLGPQGTGGMYVKEGIQIRPLKSGGSGVQTYSKSHPAEMPTALEAGTMNGHGIAGLHAAVEYIQRTGIDQIRKREQECMKRFYEGVIQVPGVKVYGDFDDMNRCAIVSLNIGDYDSSEVSDELLTEYRISTRPGAHCAPLMHEALGTVEQGAVRFSFSHFTTDEEVDTAIKAIRELAEE; from the coding sequence GTGATTTATTTAGATAATGCGGCTACAACGATGCAAAAGCCGGAAGAAGTGATTGAAGCGGTTGTACAGGCCATGCATTCTATGGGAAATGCGGGAAGGGGAGCACACAGCGCATCTTTGGAGGCCTCCAGAACTATTTATGATACAAGGGAACTGCTCTGTCGTTTCTTTGGCGGGACAGATCCAAGAAGACTGGTTTTTACAAGTAATTCTACGGAAAGCCTTAATATAGCGATCAAAGGACTTTTTGAGCCGGGAGATCATGTGATCACAACAATGCTGGAACACAATTCGGTTCTGCGGCCTCTGTATGAAATGGAGAAAAGAGGGGTGGAGCTGACGATTATTCCGGCGGACAAAAAAGGTGTGATCGATTACAACGACATAGAAAAGGCAATACGCCCGAATACAAAGGCGGTTGTCTGCACTCATGGATCCAATCTGACAGGAAATCTGGTGGACATTGAAAGGATCGGAAAGATTACCCGTAAGAATGGACTTCTGCTGGTGGTAGATGCGTCGCAGACTGCCGGCGTCTTTCCTATTGATGTGGAAAAAATGCAGATCGATGTTCTTTGTTTTACCGGACATAAGGGGCTTCTTGGTCCCCAGGGTACAGGAGGAATGTATGTGAAAGAGGGCATACAGATAAGACCGCTCAAAAGCGGGGGAAGCGGTGTGCAGACTTACAGTAAAAGCCACCCGGCGGAAATGCCCACAGCGCTGGAGGCGGGAACCATGAACGGCCATGGCATCGCAGGCCTTCATGCAGCTGTAGAATATATCCAAAGAACAGGGATCGATCAGATCAGAAAACGTGAGCAGGAGTGTATGAAGCGGTTCTATGAGGGGGTTATTCAGGTTCCCGGAGTTAAGGTGTACGGGGATTTTGATGATATGAACCGCTGCGCGATTGTATCTTTGAATATCGGAGATTACGATTCTTCAGAAGTCAGTGATGAGCTTCTTACAGAGTATAGAATATCTACAAGACCCGGAGCGCACTGTGCGCCTCTTATGCATGAAGCATTGGGAACAGTAGAACAGGGGGCAGTGAGATTCAGTTTCTCACATTTTACGACTGATGAAGAAGTGGATACGGCTATAAAGGCTATCCGCGAACTGGCAGAAGAATGA
- a CDS encoding proline racemase family protein translates to MELKANVNFDRFEGQLQVVDAHTEGEFCRIVYGGFPEPEGNTMIEKKKWMEKNYDDVRTALMFEPRGHHDMFGAFLCKPVNPEASFGVMFMDTGGYLNMCGHCTIGAVTVAIEAGFVESHEGENEVVLEAPAGLIRTTAVVKDGKVESVTLTNVPAFVYKENQKVTIDGKEIEFTISFGGSFFALVDTTKLDIGEINAKSVPAYTALGMKMLDEINKTIPVKHPELDIDTVDLVEFYGPTPNPDKANLRNVVIFGDAMADRSPCGTGTSAKLATLHHWGEIKVGEEFVYESFMGSLFKGRIKETTKVGDFDAVIPMITGSAYLTGVATYLIDPTDPLKYGFQVG, encoded by the coding sequence ATGGAGTTAAAAGCTAACGTTAACTTCGATCGCTTCGAGGGCCAGCTTCAGGTTGTTGATGCCCACACAGAGGGAGAGTTCTGCCGTATCGTATATGGTGGTTTCCCGGAGCCGGAAGGCAACACAATGATTGAAAAGAAAAAATGGATGGAGAAAAATTATGACGATGTTCGTACTGCTCTTATGTTTGAGCCAAGAGGACATCATGATATGTTCGGAGCTTTCCTGTGCAAACCTGTAAATCCGGAAGCTTCCTTCGGCGTTATGTTCATGGATACAGGCGGATACCTGAACATGTGCGGACATTGTACAATCGGTGCTGTAACAGTAGCTATCGAGGCTGGATTCGTTGAATCTCACGAAGGCGAAAACGAAGTTGTTCTGGAAGCTCCTGCAGGACTGATCCGTACAACTGCAGTTGTAAAAGACGGAAAAGTTGAAAGTGTTACACTTACAAACGTACCGGCTTTCGTTTACAAAGAAAACCAGAAAGTTACCATCGACGGAAAAGAGATCGAATTTACAATTTCCTTCGGCGGAAGCTTCTTCGCACTGGTTGACACAACAAAACTTGATATTGGGGAAATCAATGCAAAATCCGTTCCGGCATACACAGCTCTCGGAATGAAAATGTTGGATGAAATCAACAAAACAATCCCTGTTAAGCACCCAGAGCTTGACATCGACACAGTAGACCTTGTTGAATTTTATGGTCCGACACCAAATCCGGACAAAGCAAACTTGAGAAACGTTGTTATCTTCGGTGATGCTATGGCTGACCGTTCACCATGTGGAACAGGTACAAGTGCTAAACTTGCTACTCTTCATCACTGGGGAGAGATCAAAGTCGGAGAAGAGTTCGTTTACGAAAGCTTTATGGGAAGCCTCTTCAAAGGACGCATCAAAGAAACAACAAAAGTTGGCGATTTCGATGCTGTTATCCCAATGATCACAGGAAGCGCATACCTGACAGGTGTTGCTACATACCTGATCGACCCAACAGATCCGTTGAAATACGGCTTCCAGGTTGGATAA
- the yedE gene encoding YedE family putative selenium transporter, giving the protein MNLSDSKKKLALAGVVCGLVAACLAYFGNPANMAICIACFVRDTAGALGMHQAEVVQYARPEIIGIVLGAFIISVATKEYRSTAGSSPMIRFVLGIVIMIGSLIFLGCPLRMVIRMSAGDLNAWVALIGFILGVSTGAFALKKGFSLGRAHETQKSSGVVMPAIMVGILLLAVCTTLLKSSTSGPGSMHAPIIISLIGGLIFGAFAQKSRMCFAGSIRDVVLMKNFDLLTVIIGLFVVMLIYNVATGNFVPAFDTPGIVAHSEHIWNILGMYAVGFAAVLAGGCPLRQLILAGQGSSDAAVTVLGLFFGAALCHNLGLASSGTALNAETNEIVAGAVTPAGKVACIICIVICFVIAFTNKREAGK; this is encoded by the coding sequence ATGAATTTGTCAGATTCAAAGAAAAAGCTGGCGCTTGCCGGCGTGGTGTGCGGACTTGTAGCAGCATGTCTGGCGTACTTTGGAAATCCGGCTAATATGGCAATCTGTATTGCCTGCTTTGTCCGGGATACCGCTGGCGCATTGGGAATGCACCAGGCAGAGGTGGTGCAGTATGCACGGCCTGAAATTATAGGAATTGTATTAGGAGCGTTTATCATTTCCGTAGCAACAAAGGAGTATCGCTCTACAGCAGGATCTTCTCCAATGATCCGTTTTGTGTTGGGGATTGTTATTATGATCGGTTCCCTGATCTTTTTAGGGTGTCCGCTTCGTATGGTTATCCGTATGTCTGCAGGCGATTTAAATGCCTGGGTGGCTCTGATCGGTTTTATACTGGGCGTTTCTACCGGAGCGTTTGCCCTGAAGAAAGGATTCAGCCTTGGGCGCGCTCATGAGACACAGAAATCAAGCGGTGTTGTAATGCCGGCTATCATGGTTGGTATCCTGCTTCTTGCAGTGTGCACAACCCTTCTGAAGTCCAGCACAAGCGGACCGGGAAGCATGCATGCGCCTATCATTATTTCTCTGATCGGAGGTCTGATCTTCGGCGCGTTTGCACAGAAATCAAGAATGTGTTTTGCGGGAAGTATAAGAGACGTAGTTCTGATGAAGAATTTTGATCTGCTGACAGTGATCATCGGTTTATTTGTTGTTATGCTTATCTATAATGTGGCTACAGGAAATTTCGTACCTGCATTTGACACACCGGGAATCGTGGCTCATTCAGAGCATATCTGGAATATTCTGGGAATGTATGCGGTGGGATTTGCAGCAGTTCTTGCAGGAGGCTGCCCGCTTCGCCAGCTGATTCTTGCAGGCCAGGGATCATCAGATGCGGCCGTAACTGTACTGGGTCTTTTCTTCGGAGCGGCTCTTTGCCATAATCTTGGACTTGCTTCCAGTGGAACCGCTCTCAATGCAGAAACGAACGAGATCGTTGCAGGTGCCGTAACACCGGCAGGAAAAGTAGCATGTATTATCTGTATTGTAATATGTTTTGTGATTGCTTTTACAAATAAACGTGAGGCCGGAAAATAG
- the prdA gene encoding D-proline reductase (dithiol) proprotein PrdA, which translates to MSITAETAKEHAHDPAVLCCRAEGGITIEPANLEDPAIFDDLVDSGLLNLDGCLTIEEVLGAKLKETCDSLCPLTADKVEGAKAPTAPAAEEEPEEEAAAPAPAAPVAAAPVAGGTLKIHIGEGKDIDLEIPVGALGAGGAAAVPVPAGAEAAVAGAAPAAAEEEKVVRSLTRKHYTITEVKRGPETKIEGTTLYIREGIEADVIADQELVKDFHLEIITPDKYHTYSETIMDVQPIATKEGDSDLGTGVTRVLDGVVMMLTGTDEGGVQIGEFGSSEGYLDENIMWNRPSCPDKGEIFIKGNIVIQEKTNMERRGPMAAHTAFDIITQEIREVMKELDDSLVADTEELKQVRRPGKKKVVIVKEIMGQGAMHDNFILPVEPVGVLGARANVDLGNVPVCVSPLEVLDGCIHALTCIGPASKEMSRHYWREPLVLEALHDPEVDLCGVVFVGSPQINAEKFYVSKRVGHTVEMMDADGAFVTTEGFGNNHIDFASHIEQIGMRGIPVVGMSYCAVQGALVVGNKYMNYMVDNNKSESGIENEVLGCNTLCEEDAIRALAMLKTAMAGEEVKAAEKKWNPNVKSTNVELIEAAYGKKVDLVENEQSLPMSQKRKEKYD; encoded by the coding sequence ATGTCAATCACAGCTGAAACAGCTAAAGAACATGCTCATGATCCTGCGGTATTGTGTTGCAGAGCCGAAGGCGGCATTACAATCGAACCAGCTAATCTGGAAGATCCGGCAATCTTTGACGATCTTGTAGATTCAGGATTATTGAACCTGGATGGTTGCCTGACCATCGAAGAAGTTTTAGGTGCAAAATTGAAAGAAACATGCGATTCTCTTTGCCCACTTACTGCTGATAAGGTAGAGGGAGCAAAAGCTCCGACAGCACCGGCAGCAGAGGAAGAACCAGAAGAGGAAGCAGCAGCACCTGCACCTGCAGCACCAGTTGCAGCAGCACCGGTAGCAGGAGGAACATTAAAAATCCATATCGGAGAAGGAAAAGACATTGATCTTGAGATCCCGGTAGGAGCTCTTGGAGCAGGCGGAGCAGCAGCTGTACCGGTACCGGCAGGCGCAGAAGCAGCAGTTGCAGGCGCAGCACCGGCAGCAGCTGAAGAAGAGAAGGTTGTTAGAAGCCTGACAAGAAAACATTACACAATCACAGAGGTTAAGAGAGGACCGGAGACAAAGATCGAAGGAACAACTCTTTACATCCGTGAAGGAATCGAAGCAGATGTTATCGCAGATCAGGAACTTGTAAAAGATTTCCATCTGGAGATCATTACTCCTGACAAATATCACACATATTCTGAGACAATTATGGATGTTCAGCCGATCGCTACAAAAGAAGGCGATTCTGACCTTGGAACAGGTGTGACAAGAGTTCTGGACGGCGTTGTTATGATGCTGACAGGTACAGATGAAGGCGGAGTTCAGATCGGTGAATTCGGATCATCTGAAGGATACCTGGATGAGAACATTATGTGGAATCGTCCAAGCTGCCCGGATAAAGGCGAGATCTTTATCAAAGGTAACATCGTAATTCAGGAAAAGACAAACATGGAGCGCCGTGGACCTATGGCTGCACATACAGCTTTTGATATCATCACACAGGAAATCCGTGAAGTCATGAAAGAACTGGATGACAGCCTTGTTGCAGATACAGAAGAACTGAAACAGGTTCGCCGTCCTGGAAAGAAGAAAGTTGTTATCGTTAAAGAGATCATGGGACAGGGAGCTATGCATGACAACTTCATCCTTCCGGTAGAGCCGGTTGGTGTTCTTGGAGCAAGAGCTAACGTTGACTTAGGAAACGTACCTGTTTGTGTATCTCCATTGGAAGTTCTTGATGGATGTATCCACGCACTGACATGTATCGGACCTGCATCTAAAGAGATGTCCAGACATTACTGGAGAGAGCCATTGGTTCTTGAGGCTCTTCATGATCCGGAAGTTGACCTTTGCGGCGTTGTATTCGTAGGAAGCCCACAGATCAATGCTGAAAAATTCTATGTATCCAAACGTGTTGGACACACAGTAGAGATGATGGATGCTGACGGAGCTTTCGTTACAACAGAAGGTTTCGGAAACAACCACATCGACTTTGCAAGCCATATCGAGCAGATCGGTATGAGAGGAATCCCGGTAGTAGGTATGTCCTACTGTGCAGTACAGGGTGCTCTCGTTGTTGGTAACAAGTACATGAACTACATGGTTGACAACAACAAATCAGAGTCCGGTATTGAGAACGAGGTTCTTGGATGCAATACTCTTTGTGAAGAGGATGCAATCCGTGCACTTGCAATGCTGAAGACAGCTATGGCTGGCGAAGAAGTGAAAGCTGCAGAGAAGAAGTGGAATCCGAACGTTAAATCTACAAACGTAGAGCTGATCGAAGCTGCATACGGCAAGAAAGTAGATCTCGTTGAAAACGAGCAGTCTCTGCCGATGAGCCAGAAACGTAAGGAAAAATACGACTAA
- a CDS encoding selenium metabolism-associated LysR family transcriptional regulator produces the protein MNLKQLEAFVEVAESESFSKAAKKLFLTQPTVSAHISSLEKELDVRVFVRNTKEVALSEEGQKLYRYARQILDLTDEIREEFGRERENDKKCIVIAASTIPSQYLLPEILAKFNEKYPGEQIKLSEMDSAQVAEQVAAGKADIGFTGTVLEKKHCQYIPFYKDHLVITTPDLPKYRELQKREEEIFWIQDEKMIMREEGSGTRKEAEKQLRHLGIRTERLNIIASIANQETIKKSVMQGMGISILSSLAAKDEVEEGQMLAFPIPQADEGRDINLVYNKNRTLSKSAERFIKVVKSIYHIKK, from the coding sequence ATGAATTTAAAACAATTAGAGGCATTTGTGGAAGTGGCGGAATCGGAGAGCTTTTCTAAAGCAGCCAAAAAGCTGTTTCTGACCCAGCCTACTGTCAGCGCTCATATTTCTTCACTGGAAAAAGAGCTGGATGTCCGTGTTTTTGTGCGGAATACAAAAGAAGTAGCTCTCTCGGAAGAAGGGCAGAAACTGTATCGGTATGCAAGACAGATACTGGATCTTACAGATGAGATCCGGGAAGAATTTGGGCGGGAGCGCGAAAATGATAAGAAATGTATTGTTATCGCAGCATCTACCATCCCATCTCAGTATCTCCTTCCGGAGATTCTTGCGAAGTTTAATGAGAAGTACCCGGGAGAGCAGATTAAGCTCTCCGAAATGGACAGCGCTCAAGTGGCGGAACAGGTTGCAGCAGGAAAGGCGGATATCGGTTTTACCGGAACTGTGTTGGAAAAGAAACACTGCCAGTACATCCCGTTTTATAAGGACCACCTGGTGATCACTACGCCGGATTTACCGAAATACAGAGAATTGCAGAAAAGAGAAGAAGAGATTTTCTGGATCCAGGATGAAAAAATGATCATGCGTGAGGAAGGATCCGGGACAAGAAAAGAAGCAGAAAAGCAGCTTAGGCATCTGGGAATCCGAACGGAAAGACTGAATATCATTGCGAGTATTGCGAATCAGGAAACGATCAAGAAATCCGTTATGCAGGGAATGGGCATTTCCATTCTTTCCAGCCTGGCAGCTAAAGATGAAGTGGAAGAAGGGCAGATGCTTGCATTTCCGATTCCACAGGCGGATGAGGGAAGAGATATCAACCTGGTGTATAATAAAAACCGGACTCTTTCCAAATCTGCAGAAAGATTTATTAAGGTGGTAAAGTCTATTTATCACATTAAAAAATAG
- a CDS encoding TetR/AcrR family transcriptional regulator has product MAKKRQSTKSRIVKAAWNLFYKNGYDNTTVEEIINASKTSKGTFYHYFKGKEALLNTLSNLFDQKYEELSNVIDPDLSAYDKLLFLNHELFYMIETSVDIHLLAYLYSSQLITKDKKSLSDKKRFYFRWVTEIIQEGLDNKEFAPNSTAEELMNIYAMYERALLYDWSLFKGKFSLTKYSDRLLPHVLDNFKTGI; this is encoded by the coding sequence GTGGCCAAAAAAAGACAGTCAACAAAAAGCCGTATTGTAAAAGCAGCGTGGAACCTTTTTTACAAAAACGGCTATGACAATACTACTGTAGAGGAAATCATCAATGCGTCAAAAACTTCAAAAGGGACTTTCTACCACTATTTCAAAGGAAAAGAAGCCCTTTTGAATACTCTGTCCAATCTTTTTGACCAGAAATACGAAGAGCTTTCCAACGTGATAGATCCTGATTTGTCCGCATATGATAAGCTTCTCTTTCTAAACCACGAACTGTTTTACATGATCGAAACAAGTGTAGATATTCATCTCCTGGCCTATTTGTATTCTTCGCAGCTGATCACAAAGGACAAGAAATCTCTGTCCGACAAAAAACGGTTTTATTTCCGATGGGTAACCGAAATCATTCAGGAAGGTCTGGACAATAAGGAGTTTGCCCCCAATTCTACTGCCGAAGAGCTGATGAATATCTATGCCATGTATGAGCGGGCTTTGCTGTATGACTGGTCTCTTTTCAAAGGGAAATTTTCCCTGACCAAATACAGCGACCGTCTTTTGCCTCATGTACTCGACAATTTCAAAACCGGAATATAA
- the selB gene encoding selenocysteine-specific translation elongation factor, whose product MKHIIIGTAGHIDHGKTTLIKALTGRNTDRWEEEQRRGITIDLGFTWFDLPGGDRAGIIDVPGHERFINNMVAGVVGMDMVLLVVAADEGIMPQTREHMDILSLLGIEKSIIVLNKCDLVDEEWTELVEEEIREELAGSFLEKAPIVRVSAATGAGLKELVDIIEKIAEEEVVEKDTATIPRLPIDRAFSLSGFGTIITGTLLSGTITKEDVLEMYPIGKTSKIRSIQVHGQDVDKCYAGQRVAINLSNIKKREIGRGCVLAPPGSMKNTDLLDVKMNILDSSMRVLTNHTRLHLFTGTSEILCRAVLLDKEEIGPGESGYVQLRLEEEIALRRGDKFVVRFYSPMETIGGGVVLEPNPSIHRRFQEPVIEDLKRKESGSTADVIEMHVKNYKDTMITLSDLARLTALSPEEVEQDIEELKEQGLIRTYALKKDTYVWHAGAAKEAEEILLNALKKYEASYPYRYGMKKAEIHTNYFRKIKPNVFDLYIGSLTEEGILERVDEFLCTPGYQVRKDTLYDRVSAALMGAMEKAGFDFVRYSEIPVGSVDPDVEDDIRNILLEEGKIVKVTDEMYTLSSYMEEAKEKIQEKLKEDPVITIAQVRDMFQTSRKSAKPILEYMDSIKVTKKTGGESERVAY is encoded by the coding sequence GTGAAGCACATTATCATAGGAACAGCCGGACATATCGATCACGGGAAAACGACTCTGATCAAGGCTCTGACCGGAAGAAACACAGACCGGTGGGAAGAAGAGCAGAGACGGGGAATCACCATAGACCTGGGATTTACATGGTTTGACCTGCCGGGAGGAGACCGGGCGGGAATTATTGATGTGCCCGGACATGAACGGTTCATCAACAACATGGTTGCCGGTGTTGTGGGGATGGATATGGTTCTCCTTGTAGTTGCGGCAGATGAAGGGATCATGCCCCAGACAAGAGAACACATGGATATCCTAAGTCTTCTTGGCATTGAAAAAAGTATTATTGTTCTGAATAAATGCGACCTTGTAGACGAAGAGTGGACAGAGCTGGTGGAAGAAGAAATTCGGGAAGAACTGGCAGGAAGCTTTTTGGAAAAAGCGCCGATTGTCCGGGTTTCAGCCGCTACGGGAGCAGGTTTAAAAGAGCTGGTGGATATCATTGAAAAAATAGCGGAGGAAGAGGTGGTGGAAAAGGATACGGCTACCATTCCCCGCCTTCCCATAGACAGGGCTTTTTCCCTGTCCGGTTTCGGGACAATTATCACCGGAACTCTTCTGTCCGGAACGATCACAAAAGAAGATGTCTTGGAAATGTATCCCATCGGGAAGACAAGCAAGATACGAAGCATTCAGGTGCACGGTCAGGATGTGGACAAATGCTATGCCGGTCAGCGGGTTGCCATCAACCTTTCCAATATCAAAAAAAGAGAAATCGGAAGGGGCTGTGTCCTGGCGCCTCCGGGAAGTATGAAAAATACAGACCTTCTGGATGTGAAGATGAATATTCTGGATTCTTCTATGCGGGTGCTGACAAACCATACCAGACTGCATCTTTTTACCGGAACAAGTGAGATCCTTTGTCGTGCCGTCCTTCTGGACAAGGAAGAAATCGGACCGGGCGAGAGCGGCTATGTGCAGCTTAGGCTGGAAGAGGAAATCGCCCTTCGGCGCGGAGATAAGTTTGTTGTACGTTTTTATTCTCCTATGGAAACAATCGGCGGAGGAGTGGTTCTTGAGCCTAATCCTTCCATTCACAGGCGCTTCCAGGAGCCGGTGATCGAAGATCTCAAAAGAAAGGAATCCGGATCCACTGCAGACGTCATTGAAATGCATGTGAAGAATTATAAAGACACGATGATAACCCTGTCAGATCTGGCACGCCTGACAGCTCTCTCCCCGGAAGAAGTGGAGCAGGATATTGAAGAACTGAAAGAACAGGGGCTTATCCGGACATATGCTTTGAAAAAAGATACTTATGTATGGCATGCAGGAGCGGCAAAGGAAGCAGAAGAGATACTTCTGAATGCGCTGAAAAAGTATGAGGCGTCGTATCCTTACCGCTATGGCATGAAAAAGGCGGAGATACATACAAATTATTTCCGCAAGATCAAGCCTAATGTGTTCGATCTCTATATCGGAAGCCTGACGGAAGAAGGGATTCTTGAGAGGGTGGATGAATTTTTATGTACGCCCGGTTATCAGGTAAGAAAAGACACTCTTTATGACAGGGTATCCGCAGCCCTTATGGGCGCCATGGAGAAGGCCGGATTTGACTTTGTGCGTTACAGCGAGATCCCTGTGGGTAGCGTGGATCCTGATGTGGAAGATGATATCCGTAATATTCTGCTGGAAGAGGGCAAGATCGTAAAAGTAACGGATGAGATGTACACCCTTTCTTCTTATATGGAAGAAGCAAAGGAAAAAATCCAGGAAAAACTGAAAGAAGACCCTGTTATCACCATTGCACAGGTGCGTGACATGTTCCAGACCAGCCGTAAAAGCGCAAAACCGATCCTGGAGTATATGGACAGTATTAAAGTTACGAAAAAAACAGGCGGAGAAAGTGAGAGGGTGGCATACTGA
- the prdC gene encoding proline reductase-associated electron transfer protein PrdC: protein MGNVQILLRQHVGAPCEAIVKAGDKVEKGTLIATPTGLGANIFSSVYGVVEEVTADSIIIKPDDEQKDEFVPIKEGTKLEMVKEAGIVGMGGAGFPTGVKLNINLAETPMAELDPEINPELPADFKLEHSYILVNAAECEPGLEHNIQQLEQQTDKVIRGVKYCMEITHADKAIFAIKKKHHNAIKILDAALKSEPDISIHMLADIYPMGEERAVVRECLGVNLTTTQLPSAARSVVVNLETAAKVAEAIDERKPCISKNMTVRGKLNGGNGAHVFMDVPIGVSVGEMIEKAGGIDGVYGEIIMGGAFTGKSTDLDAPTTKTTGGILVTGEFPDLHGANVGILVCACGGSEERMREIAAKMNGNVVSVCKCKQAIENKPGAPLKCLRPGNCPGQVKNNLQFKKDNCEYIIIGNCSDCSNTVMASAPKMGLKVFHQTDHVMRTIGHPLYRTLKISKEVSQEIDF, encoded by the coding sequence ATGGGAAACGTACAGATTTTATTGCGTCAGCATGTAGGAGCACCTTGTGAAGCAATCGTAAAAGCTGGGGACAAGGTGGAAAAAGGTACTCTCATCGCTACTCCGACTGGACTTGGGGCAAACATTTTTTCCAGTGTTTACGGTGTGGTAGAAGAAGTGACAGCTGACAGCATCATCATCAAACCAGATGATGAGCAGAAAGATGAATTTGTTCCTATCAAGGAAGGAACAAAACTGGAAATGGTAAAAGAGGCCGGAATTGTGGGAATGGGCGGAGCTGGATTCCCGACAGGCGTAAAACTGAACATTAACCTGGCAGAAACACCGATGGCTGAACTGGATCCGGAGATCAATCCGGAGCTTCCGGCAGATTTTAAACTGGAGCACAGCTATATTTTGGTAAATGCTGCAGAGTGTGAGCCGGGACTGGAACATAATATCCAGCAGCTGGAACAGCAGACGGACAAAGTGATCCGCGGCGTAAAATACTGTATGGAGATTACACATGCAGATAAAGCAATCTTTGCAATTAAGAAGAAACACCACAACGCGATCAAGATTTTGGATGCAGCTTTAAAGAGCGAACCGGATATTTCCATTCATATGCTTGCAGACATCTACCCAATGGGAGAGGAACGTGCAGTTGTAAGAGAGTGCCTTGGCGTAAACTTAACAACAACACAGCTTCCTTCCGCTGCAAGATCTGTTGTTGTAAATCTTGAAACAGCAGCAAAGGTTGCAGAGGCTATTGATGAAAGAAAACCTTGCATCAGCAAGAATATGACAGTACGTGGAAAACTGAACGGCGGAAATGGAGCTCATGTATTCATGGATGTGCCGATCGGTGTCAGCGTAGGAGAGATGATCGAAAAAGCCGGCGGTATTGACGGTGTATATGGAGAGATCATTATGGGAGGAGCATTCACAGGTAAATCTACAGATCTGGATGCACCTACTACAAAGACAACAGGAGGAATCCTGGTAACAGGAGAATTTCCGGATCTTCACGGTGCAAATGTGGGAATCCTTGTCTGTGCATGCGGCGGAAGCGAAGAGCGTATGCGTGAGATCGCTGCCAAGATGAACGGAAACGTTGTATCTGTATGCAAATGTAAACAGGCAATTGAAAACAAACCGGGTGCACCGCTGAAGTGCTTAAGACCAGGCAACTGTCCTGGACAGGTAAAGAACAACCTGCAGTTTAAAAAGGATAATTGTGAATATATTATTATTGGTAACTGCTCTGACTGTTCCAACACCGTTATGGCGTCAGCACCTAAGATGGGTCTGAAAGTATTCCATCAGACTGACCATGTAATGAGAACAATCGGACATCCTCTTTACAGAACCCTGAAGATTTCCAAAGAGGTAAGCCAGGAGATTGATTTTTAA